The nucleotide sequence gactcatatTTAAGAGggaggggcggcccctggtggttcgacAGCATGCGTTGCGTAGAGGAAGGATCGGCTCTTTCTGTGCAGTAGGTGGCGCTGTAGTCTCCGCTCATGGTGctcattacacaaacacacacacacacaaacacacactatgcTCCGACCCTGTGCCCTAATCCCTTCAAAGGGTTTACCCTGCGGAAAGACAACTTTGAAAACAGATTAAGGGTGTAGGggtcaaaaatgctgttttttggaACACACCTCAACAAAACAAtcaaggctgtgtgtgtgtgtgtgtgtgtgtgtgtatcgttCTTTCTGTTTGCATGCTGACATTCACAAAACACACTGGGAATGTGGAGGACACTGCAGGCGGTGCCTTATTTACTCAAGCACacatctgctgtgtgtgtgtgtgtgtgtgtgtgtgtgtgtttatagttaTAATACTTGACTGAACGATTACAGCAACGTACAGAAGAACACTGAACATTACAGACTCCACTACTCCAgacggctgtgtaaaacatgtatgTAAAAGAGGACCTTCTGCTGGTGTTAGCGCTGAACTCAAGACTCTGTCAGAGTAATCTGCATTTCTCATTCTGTGAACACTGATGGAGCTGTGAACACTACTCATCAGgagcaaaacaacacacacacacacactcaaactgcACTGCTGTTATTGTACTCGTGGGGACATTTGATCCTCATAACATCATGAATACAAggaacacacacactttctcccacgcacacacacagctgatccTCTGCACAGACGCGTCGACCTACAAACACCGATCTGCGGCATCTGTCTGAGACAGCCAATCAGCAGCGAGCCTCGGTGTCATGTGCACTGCATTCAGacacatggtgtgtgtgtgtgtttgtgtgtgtgtttgtgtgtttgtgtgtgtgtaactgctcTCATTAACTGTGAGTGCCCTCAGTGTGTGTCTGTCATTCAGGATCAACAGGATTCGCCTGTTCTGAAGGCACTCAATCGGGTTAACAGCTGcgtgcaggacacacacacacacacacacacacagacagacacacacacacaagtcctCTAAAAACACAGCACCTGTCTGAACGTCCCGCAGGTCAGCCAGAGGTTTGACACTGAGTTTACTTCACACAGTCATGATTATTAAATACAAAACTCCTCTATAAATACTCAAATAGTGTTCAAATTAATGCTTAATTTCATACAGCTGCTCTAGAacatctcaaacacacacacacacacacacacacacacacacacacacactcactcacacacacacacacacacacacacacacacacactcacacccacacacacacacacagacagacacacacacacacacacacacacacattatggtaatgtttctttgttcttttgtttatgtttttatttcaagtaCAAAATTTGAAATATTCTTAAATAGACACACCTACTGGAAAAGCAAAATGATTATAAATATGTAATTATAGTTTAAGATTAATCTATTTATTATGTTCAAAGTAATTCTATTTAATGAACACACAGATatcttattcatttatatatctatatataatctGGCTGATATATTGGAGCAGATGCATCTGTCGTTGATTCTCATGTGATGGTGTTTTCTGTTCTCTGGTATATTTTGGTGATATCTAAAAACTCACTGTATGGATCAAAATGCTAAATAATTCTTTAATGCTAAAATTGATTAGAATATTGAGTTTAGACGATGCTCCATGAAGATATTCAGTAAAGTGTATGCCTGAAAACTGCTTTTGCATGACTCAAATTGTCACACAGAACACAAAAGTGTGTGTACAGTGCAGATCCTGCTGTGGGTCAGCTTCGTCTTTGGGCTGATGAATCGGTCATGTTGCTCCTCCAGTGagtgtgttcaggtgtgtgtgtgtgtgtgtgtgtgtctgcgtagCAGGAGATTCAGCTTTAACAGCATCTTCAGGAGCAGATCTCCACCTCTCTGCCTCCACCCTTCTAAAGTATGGAGCAATGATCATGTTTTGAGCAGATGAAATGAGCTGCTGAGTGTGTCTCATCTGTGCTGAGGTTCTTGTGCAGCATCGACTCAACATAAGCCCAGAGTTACAGTATGATCAAGTAAGCCAATCAGAATAGAGCAAGCCTCTGATTGGCTGTATTTCTGTCATATAGTATAGCTGAGTTAATGTTGAGTGTGCTGACGCTgcatacacacaacacacaacacacaacactgagCTGACTCACGTCCGGCAGGTCAGCTTGTGTGCTCAGATCATGATCTTCTGCCTGCAGGATCTGAACTCCATTCAGAAGCTGCTCTCCGCCTCCACGCCTCCACCCTTCAGCCCGTTGGCGGTCTCGCAGTCCAGCACGTTCTTCATCTCGCGCTCCAGAGTCTGCTCCTGCACGCCGTTGATCTTCCCGAAGCTCCGGCTGATCTCCACAAAGGTCTTGTTCTTGGTTTCCGGCAGGACGATGAGCAGGTAAACCGCACCGGCGGCACAGACCACCACAAACAGCAGGAACGCGAACGTCTGCAGCGCCTCCtgcaggagcacacacacacacacacacacgcgcgcgcacacacacacacacacacacttaaaatcaCAGATAAATGAATACAGTACATAGAGAGCTCATGCTGTATATAATAGAGCTGTATATAATAGAGCTGTGTGTTCATTAAAGATGCGCTTATCAGGATTTTGGCAGCCGATTCTGAATGCACCAATCGCTTGTCATGGTGATCTGCCAATACTGCAGCTCATTTATAAACTTATgcagagaggatcatgtgcttatgattgatcacagccggtcctgcattattcaatgtatgattcaccaatcagacgattcctaatccGCTATAAACACCCTTAGctcatatcacagccatcttcatcCTGAAGAAtccgccccccccccccctactCCTCCTGCTTTTccagatgggtggcacggtggcccagtggttagcactgttgcctcacagcaagaacatcactggttttagtccttaccaagccagctgatgtttctgtgtggagtttacacgttctccctgtgctcacgtgggtttcccctgggttccccggtttcctcccaccatccaaaaacatgcagcttaagttaattgagTAATCAGCACATAGACATGCTGCTGGTCAGTTGTCATCTGTTAAGAGCGATCACTGTCTGTTCATCAGcgactacagcaggggagttctccacatctacctgagctcaaactcccctctcgccctgcaaacagaAGGGAGCCTCTGGctcgaggatcttctgagctcagggctctctcccaggacagcatgccaaacactctttatcatcaatcatcagctgagggtGAGCTCTTGAAATTAAGGATGTGTACATGTAGttgtcagaagcagctttacgaAAAGAAAACAGATTAATCAGATAAAAGTAGTGGGAACACTGACTGAAGATGTGTAAGCATTGCTCATGTGCTGCATAACCCGGCGCATCTCCCTCAGCTTGTAAACAAACatgatcggttcatgagatcggccagatcaaCGAGTACTGATCGAGTGgtgaaatgtgattatcagctGATTCTGATCTTCAGCCAGGTGATCAGAGCATCTCTAATtaacatgaatattaattaacatGAACGCCTCCTCCTGTAGCTGCGCTCTGACAGTCTGCCCTCGCAGGTCCGCTTGTGTTCTCACAGCTGATTTATGAATCATGTCAGTCATCTTCTGCTGtcttgttgttgtgtgtgtgtacagtatatgcgTTTACACATGTCAATCAATATATTGGACACACAGAACTCTCTCTCTGCTATATTTGCACAGGTATACAGGTAGACAGTAGGATTGGCTAGCACTACTGTAATAAGTGTGACAGCAACGCATGAATATAGTGAGATTAAGATGACAGTGATTCGCCAGTGATTCTGatccgtgtgtgtgtgatgatgatgatgatgatgatgatgcgtCTGTCTCGCAGCATTCTACAACAGAACATctgaaatatgtgtgtgtgtgtgtgtgtgtgtgtgtgtgtgtgtgtgtgtgtgtgtctgtaaaacCTTGGAAAGCATTGTGTGCTGATCTGAACTGGAGAGAAAAgcatcctgaacacacacacacacacacacacacacacacacacacacacacacacacacacacacacacacacacacacacacacacacacacacacacacagaaggagAATGAAAGAGTTTTTCTGTGTTTCCTGGTGGATTATGGAAATCAGATTATATGTGCAAAACTGCAGACCTCATgccaccccacacacacacacacacacacacacacacacacacacacacacacacacacacacacacacacacacacacacacacacacacacacacacacacacacatttcatagTCTCAGATATCAGATCTCTATCTTATTGTCTCTCCTTAATTTTTCTTTAATGTTTCTGCAAACTTTGGATTTAGTTATTAATTGATtacactggtgtgtgtgtgtgtgtgtgtgtgtcacctgtaTGAAGGGGAACAGGAGTCCCACAGCGAAGTTTGAGAGCCAGTTGACGATTCCTGCGATCATGAATGCAGCCGGACGATACTTCTGCTCAAACAGCTCTCCAGTCAACACAAACGGGACACCAcctgacacacgcacacacacacacacacacacacacatacacacacacacacacattatttataGTTATAACAACACTAATTGATTGTTACATCTATTCATCTTTCCTAATCATTAATCAATAACACTCCACACACACAGAGCGCAGACCCTGTAATGTGTTACAGTCAGTGTGTGTTGTGCTCAGTGTGTGTTGTGCTCAGTGTGTGTGATTCTGTAATCCCGCATCTCCTGCTGGACTGACGTGATCCATAAATCAAAGAGTGAATGAAACTTCCTGAATGAAGAGTATCAGCACAGATTTActgctcacactcacacacacacacacacacacacacacacacgcacacacacacacacacacacacacacacacacacacacacacacacacacacacacacacacacacgcacacacacacacacagtgaataaGTGTAATGAATCCCGCAGagatctctctgtgtgtgtgtgtgtgtgtgtgtgtgtgtgtgtgtgtgtgtgtgtgtgtgtgtgcacgatgAGGATTGACACGGATTGAGCCGCACGTCTATTTTTAAACATTCACTTTAATGTTTTTTGGACATTTGAGTTCAGCACATCTGGATCAGTCCCTTAATGACATGAAGCAGCACAgccatctgcacacacacacacacacatacacacacacacacacacacacctgagcacCATGAATGTGTTTCTCATGAATATGTATTCCTGGCCTCCAGTGAGGAGGCCGCTATGCAAATGAGATGCAAAACATCTGCTTGAACAGTGGCCGCTTCTGCATTCATATTCATAGCAGAGTTCAGCTCATTACTACTGTATAACACTGAGagtcagccacacacacacacacacacacacacacacacacacacacactgtgtacCTGGACCGGAGCAGAAGGAGGCGATCAGCAGCAGGATGGAGGTGAAGCTGAGATACGGCATCCAAGAGAACctgtcctacacacacacacacacacacacgcacaggttTGAGCTcagtgtgagtgtttgtgtgtgtgtgttgttgtctgTGTGTTCAGTGTTGTGTTCACCTGGAAGTGCAGGAAGACTGTGAGCAGACTGAAGAACACCGCCATCGCTGAAAAGCCGAAGATCAGCAGCGGCCGCCGGCCCACTTTCTCAATCAccagaccctcacacacacacacacacacacacacacacacacacacacacacacacacacacacacacacacacacacacacacacacacacacacacagatgaacagatgcctttgtttgtttgtttgtctgggtgtttatatctgtgtgtgtgtatgtgtgtgtgtgtgtgtgtgtgtgtgtgagctctgTAATGAGTTCAGGGCGAcggggaagtgtgtgtgtgtgtgtgtgtgtgttcagactggTGTGTTTCTCCTCAAGGGAAATCAAAGGCGGATCTGCCACACCGCATCAGAGAGCATCATGGGAACTGAGCAGAAAGAGCGGCAAGAGCTGCAGACgactgaacgtgtgtgtgtgtttgtgtgtgtgtgtgtgtcagagactCGCCACACTCCCATGATGCTCTCTGAGAgcagtgtatgagtgcatgtgtgtgtgtttacctgagtgtgtatgagtgtgtgtctctctgtgctttgtgtacatatgtgtgtttatgtgagtgcaggggtctgtgtgtgtgtgtgtgtgtgtgtgtgtgtgtgagactcacTGATATGATGGCCGCCAGTGTCTCGATGCCGCCGGTGCTCAGTGTGATGTAGGGGATCAGTGTTTTCTCGAAGCCGGCCTCCTCGAAGATCCCGTTAGTGTAATACCAGATCTGCACAACAGTGATCACAGaagataagtgtgtgtgtgtgtgtgtgtgtgtttgtgtgtgtgtcgccacctactggtgtTTCTCTGAACAGCGGCAGGGTTCCACCACAGAATGAGCTTATTCATATGGAGAATGATCATCATTTTACTCCGCTGACCTGACCTGACCTGAtatgtcatttcattcattcattcattttccttcatttattcatcagaagttgccacagcggaatgaaccaacaactattccagcatatgttttaaacagcggatgcccttccagcagcaacccagttttggaaaacacccatacacactcattcacacacacacacacacactcatacactatggacagtgtagttgatcagttcccctatagcgcatgtgtttggactgtgggggaaaccagagcacccggaggaaacccacaccaacacggggagaacaggcaaactccacacagaaacagcaactgacccagccgagactcaaaccagcaaaatTCAAATATTATTGAGGATATGGGGATATTTCGATCATCTTGTGTCTGTAtttgctgtaaaatatttatCTATGCAAgctcaaaatatatatatgagcatCTGTGCGAGTGCATAAGATTATTGCTGTGCGACTGGTTtccactgcaaaatgttcactgtATGCACTGATTTAGGAGGAATTCACACAGAATGCACCTTTGCACTAAAAACggcaaacgcagcgctcaggaatagttttaaacagtggacacgtcaacttgctgcagtaaacaaatcctgCAATGCCCCGCCCCCTCGCCCGCCTCCAtgctcttctgattggcccactgctcaGGAACAGAGTGCAAATgcattggttaatatcagctgtcgaTCACTCAGTTGAGATGACGGAGCTCTGAAACCGTGAAAAAGTAAAGGTCTGGATACGAGAGAACGACAATAACACGGACAGATtgagttttagaaaccacctaaagttacagaTAACGGCACGTCTGATCAGTGATcagtgctgaatgttaatcctcCATTTACTCATTTTGAAGAGTCCGCTGTCAGACCGTAAAGCCTGAGGGATGGGGGTTTTCAGGAAACAGCGTTTGGCACATCTTCACATTTTAGGCACAACATGTTCTATCGTTATTTTATCCTTCATTAATCATCACGATGCTGTCCGTCGAGCAACTGCACTGTGTCCACCATCACAAAGAGCATTCACTGAGGGTGAACTAATGTTGCAGCTCAGGATCAGACTGTTAGCGCTGCTCATAGTGTTTGGCTGGTGTGGGTAAATCTTTGAAGTTGAAGTGTGAGCAGTGGAGCTACCCCAC is from Danio rerio strain Tuebingen ecotype United States chromosome 14, GRCz12tu, whole genome shotgun sequence and encodes:
- the slc2a9l2 gene encoding solute carrier family 2, facilitated glucose transporter member 9 isoform X2; translation: MERRDEAGAEKAFQAFLGRTDVSAELEEVHAESRAQNTQQTASVLELFRTHTLRWQLITVITVMSCYQLCGLNAIWYYTNGIFEEAGFEKTLIPYITLSTGGIETLAAIISGLVIEKVGRRPLLIFGFSAMAVFFSLLTVFLHFQDRFSWMPYLSFTSILLLIASFCSGPGGVPFVLTGELFEQKYRPAAFMIAGIVNWLSNFAVGLLFPFIQEALQTFAFLLFVVVCAAGAVYLLIVLPETKNKTFVEISRSFGKINGVQEQTLEREMKNVLDCETANGLKGGGVEAESSF